In one Pseudomonas sp. 31-12 genomic region, the following are encoded:
- the gcvT gene encoding glycine cleavage system aminomethyltransferase GcvT translates to MSTEQLLKTPLHALHIELGARMVPFAGYDMPVQYPLGVMKEHQHTRDQAGLFDVSHMGQIRLTGANAAKALETLVPVDIIDLPVGMQRYAMFTNETGGILDDLMVANLGNDELFLVVNAACKDQDLAHLRQHIGDQCTIEPLFEERALLALQGPAAVTVLARLAPEVAKMTFMQFTRVKLLGVECFVSRSGYTGEDGFEISVPAANAEALARALLAEPEVAAIGLGARDSLRLEAGLCLYGHDMNTETTPIEASLLWAISKPRRADGARAGGFPGAETVFAQQQAGVSRKRVGLLPQERTPVREGAEIVNEAGDIIGAVCSGGFGPTLGGPLAMGYLDSAYIAIDTPVWAIVRGKKVPLLVSKMPFVPQRYYRG, encoded by the coding sequence ATGTCCACCGAACAATTGCTGAAAACTCCGTTGCACGCCCTGCACATCGAACTCGGCGCGCGCATGGTGCCGTTCGCCGGCTACGACATGCCGGTGCAATACCCGTTGGGCGTTATGAAGGAGCACCAGCACACCCGTGATCAGGCCGGGCTGTTCGATGTCTCGCACATGGGCCAGATCCGCCTGACCGGCGCCAATGCCGCCAAGGCCCTGGAAACCCTGGTGCCGGTGGACATCATCGACTTGCCAGTGGGCATGCAGCGTTACGCAATGTTCACCAACGAAACCGGCGGCATCCTCGATGACCTGATGGTCGCCAACCTGGGTAACGACGAACTGTTCCTGGTGGTCAACGCCGCCTGCAAGGATCAGGACCTCGCGCATCTGCGTCAGCACATCGGCGACCAGTGCACGATCGAGCCGTTATTCGAAGAACGCGCGCTGCTGGCCCTGCAAGGTCCGGCCGCGGTTACCGTACTCGCACGCTTGGCGCCTGAAGTGGCGAAGATGACCTTCATGCAGTTCACCCGCGTGAAACTGCTGGGCGTCGAATGCTTTGTCAGCCGTTCGGGCTACACCGGTGAAGACGGCTTCGAAATCTCCGTGCCAGCCGCCAACGCTGAAGCCCTGGCTCGCGCCCTGCTGGCTGAACCCGAAGTGGCAGCCATCGGCCTTGGCGCTCGCGACTCTCTGCGCCTGGAAGCCGGCCTGTGCCTCTATGGCCACGACATGAACACCGAGACCACCCCGATCGAAGCCAGCCTGTTGTGGGCCATCTCCAAGCCACGTCGCGCTGATGGCGCACGAGCTGGCGGCTTCCCTGGGGCAGAGACGGTGTTCGCTCAACAACAAGCTGGTGTCAGCCGCAAGCGTGTGGGTCTGCTGCCGCAGGAACGCACGCCGGTGCGTGAAGGCGCGGAAATCGTCAACGAAGCGGGGGACATCATCGGCGCGGTGTGCAGCGGTGGTTTCGGCCCGACTCTGGGCGGTCCTTTGGCGATGGGCTACCTCGACAGCGCTTATA